One window of Ziziphus jujuba cultivar Dongzao chromosome 5, ASM3175591v1 genomic DNA carries:
- the LOC107421347 gene encoding CBL-interacting serine/threonine-protein kinase 8, producing the protein MVVRKVGKYEIGRTIGEGTFAKVKFAQNTETGESVAMKVLDRSTIIKHKMIDQIKREIFIMKRVRHPYVVRLYEVLASRTKIYIILEFITGGELFDKIIHHGRLSEAESRRYFQQLIDGVDYCHSKGVYHRDLKPENLLLDSQGNLKISDFGLSALPEQGVSLLRTTCGTPNYVAPEVLSHKGYDGAVADVWSCGVILYVLMAGYLPFDELDLTTLYSKIENAEFSCPTWFPVGAKSLIHRILDPNPETRITIEQVRDDEWFKKGYVPARLFEYEDVNLDDVNAVFDDPEEQRNTEQCGNEDMGPLILNAFDLIILSQGLNLATLFDRGQDSVKHQTRFVSQKPAKVVLSSMEVVAQSMGFKTHIRNYKMRVEGLSANKTSHFSVILEIFEVAPTFFMVDIQKAAGDVAEYLKFYKNFISNLEDIIWKPPNESSKSRISKNRSKRR; encoded by the exons ATGGTTGTGAGGAAAGTTGGAAAGTATGAGATTGGGAGGACAATCGGTGAAGGAACTTTTGCGAAGGTTAAATTCGCTCAGAACACCGAGACTGGTGAGAGTGTCGCCATGAAAGTGCTCGATCGCAGCACCATCATCAAGCACAAGATGATCGAccag ATTAAGAGGGAGATATTTATAATGAAGCGTGTCAGGCACCCTTATGTTGTGCGTCTGTATGAG GTTCTGGCAAGTCGTACTAAGATCTATATAATCTTGGAGTTCATTACAGGTGGTGAATTGTTTGATAAAATA ATCCATCATGGACGTCTTAGTGAAGCTGAATCTAGAAGGTACTTCCAACAGCTTATTGATGGTGTGGATTATTGCCACAGCAAAGGCGTTTACCACAGAGACCTAAAG CCTGAAAATCTTTTACTTGATTCTCAAGGAAATCTAAAAATTTCAGATTTTGGTTTGAGTGCCTTGCCTGAACAA GGAGTTAGTCTCCTTCggacaacatgtgggactcctaATTATGTTGCACCTGag GTACTTAGTCATAAGGGTTATGATGGGGCTGTGGCAGATGTCTGGTCCTGTGGAGTCATCCTGTATGTTCTGATGGCAGGATACTTGCCATTTGACGAGCTTGATCTCACTACACTATACAGTAAG ATTGAGAATGCAGAGTTTTCATGCCCAACTTGGTTTCCAGTGGGAGCAAAATCCTTGATTCATAGAATTTTAGATCCAAATCCTGAAACT CGTATTACCATTGAACAGGTCAGAGATGATGAGTGGTTCAAGAAGGGTTATGTTCCCGCCAGGCTTTTTGAGTATGAAGATGTAAACCTGGACGATGTCAATGCAGTTTTTGACGATCCTGAG GAACAAAGGAATACTGAGCAATGTGGAAATGAGGACATGGGTCCTCTGATTCTTAATGCTTTCGACTTGATTATTCTATCTCAAGGCCTTAACCTTGCAACACTCTTTGACCGTGGGCAG GATTCTGTGAAGCACCAGACACGCTTTGTTTCGCAAAAGCCAGCAAAGGTTGTCCTATCGAGCATGGAAGTTGTTGCACAATCAATGGGATTTAAAACACATATTCGCAATTATAAG ATGAGAGTGGAAGGTCTTTCAGCTAACAAGACATCTCATTTTTCTGTTATCCTGGAA atTTTCGAAGTTGCTCCGACATTCTTTATGGTAGACATTCAGAAAGCAGCTGGAGATGTTGCTGAATATCTCAAg ttttacaaaaatttcattagCAATCTTGAAGATATCATCTGGAAACCACCTAATGAATCAAGCAAATCAAGGATCTCTAAGAACCGGAGTAAGAGGCGCTGA